The nucleotide sequence CCTGATAATTTGCAGAATTTTTTGAAGATGATTTCTGGTTCTTATGTTCCAGCATTGAAAGGTACAAAGATGGAGTATTCTGATCCTGTTTTGTTTTTAGATAATGGAATTTGGCACCCTTTAGCACCTTGTATGTATGATGATGTCAAAGAGTATTTGAATTGGTATGGAACCAGAAGGGATGCTAATGAGAAACTAAAGAGTTCAAATGCACCTgttgttggtttggttttgCAAAGGAGTCATATTGTTACTGGTGATGATGGTCATTACGTTGCTGTGATTATGGAACTTGAGGCTAAAGGTGCTAAGGTTATTCCAATTTTCGCCGGAGGGTTAGATTTTTCGGGGCCGGTTGAGAAGTTCTTCATTGATCCTATTACTAAGAAACCATTTGTGAATTCTGTGATATCTCTCACTGGATTTGCTCTTGTTGGAGGGCCTGCTAGGCAGGATCATCCAAGGGCTATTGAAGCTTTGATGAAGCTTGATGTTCCTTATATTGTTGCTTTGCCACTGGTTTTCCAGACAACTGAAGAGTGGTTGAATAGTACTTTGGGTTTGCATCCAATTCAAGTTGCTCTTCAAGTTGCATTGCCAGAGCTAGATGGAGGAATGGAGCCAATAGTTTTCGCTGGTCGGGATCCCAAAACAGGTAAAACAATCACTCTTTTTCTAACCTTTTGTGATGATAAGTTAGTTCTATAATATCCTTTTACCTTATACCCTATTAAGCATTGTCCTTGCAAATACTCTTAGGGTCTGTTTAGATTGACATTGAGTTTATCAACTGACATTAACACTTCTGAGACTGTTTTGGAGAGCTTATTGAAACAGCTTATGAAATGTTAATAAGCTATATTCAGCTCATATGAGCTCTCCTGAATAACTTATAAAAgcaacttataacttataggcaaacagtttgactttattttatcttgttatagaaatgattaatgcttattttattctttcaaaaatcaataaatgcTTATttgataagtgcttaattaagttgtttatgtgaACAAGGGTAGTAGTTTATATGTccttttttctcttctcttcattCATTCTTGCTTGCTTGTTTGACAAAATTCACTAATGTTTATTAAGGAAAATCTCATGCTCTTCACAAGAGAGTGGAGCAGCTTTGCACCAGGGCAATCAGATGGGCtgagttgaaaagaaaaacaaaggtaCTTACCATATTTCGCGTTTTGAAGTCACATTTTGGTTCAAGTAAAATCTTAACATAGCCTGCAAGATTATCTCTTAAGGTTGTAGGAAAATAATCTAACAAAGATTGAAGCAGATATCTGATATTGGAAATTCTTTGTTTGTTCCTATTCTTTTATTAAAAGCCGATTTCAAGTAGAATTAGGAAACAATTTCCGAAGTTTTCTTATGTGATATTTACTCAAACTGCAAATGATACTATAAGTAATCTCTAGGTGGTGAACTCTGTTCTTTGGAACTATATTtcataatcttttttctttgcAGCAAAATGAAAGTTAAAAGTAAAAGTGATAATTTGATATTGACTTTGAGCTGAATGGAAGCATATATTTGTGAGAAGTCTTAGTTGTTCATGCACACCTGCATAACAAAAAGAATAACCTCGTTTCTTTTGTCCAGATTAAGAAcagcaaaatattttgttgacattttatATTGTGGGacaaaatcaatattcattatATGCTTACTCTTTTATTCATCTTTCATGTAAATTCATAGGTTTGTCTCACCAATGTCTAAAAATCATCTTGTTCTCTATTTCTCATTATACAGCTTCACCTGTACTACATGTTTTTCCAATGTAGTAAAACCTTAGGGTTGTCTTCATGTGAATTTACTGTACATTCTCATCTGCTTTCTGAGAAGTTTCACTTATGTGTTGAAATTATCTTGATACAGGAAGACAAGAAACTAgcaatcactgtcttcagtttCCCGCCAGACAAAGGAAATGTAGGAACCGCTGCGTACCTAAACGTTTTCTCCTCCATTTTCTCTGTTCTAAAAGAACTTCAAAGTGATGGTTACAATGTTGAAGGTCTTCCCGAGACTTCAGAAGCATTGATTGAAGATATATTACATGACAAAGAAGCGCAATTCAGCAGCCCAAATCTCAACATTGCTTACAAAATGAACGTCCGTGAATACCAAGCTCTCACTCCCTATGCCACAGCATTAGAAGAAAATTGGGGAAAGCCTCCTGGGAATCTGAATGCGGATGGAGAGAATCTGTTGGTATATGGTAAGCAATATGGTAATGTATTCATAGGTGTTCAACCTACATTTGGCTACGAAGGTGATCCTATGCGGTTACTTTTCTCCAAATCTGCAAGCCCTCATCATGGTTTTGCAGCATATTACTCTTTTGTCGAGAAAATTTTCAAAGCTGATGCTGTTCTTCATTTCGGCACACACGGTTCCCTTGAATTCATGCCTGGAAAGCAGGTAGGGATGAGTGATGTATGTTACCCTGACAGTCTGATCGGGAATATTCCAAATGTCTATTACTATGCTGCAAACAACCCTTCAGAGGCTACCATAGCCAAACGCAGGAGCTACGCAAATACCATAAGCTATCTTACTCCTCCAGCCGAAAATGCAGGACTGTACAAGGGTCTTAAGCAGTTAAGTGAACTCATCTCGTCGTATCAGTCACTCAAGGACACTGGCCGCGGTCAACAAATTGTGAGTTCAATCATTAGCACGGCTAAACAATGCAATCTCGACAAGGATGTGGATTTGCCAGAGGAGGGTGTGGAGCTTCCAACTAAAGAGCGAGATCTTGTTGTTGGGAAGGTGTATGCTAAGATCATGGAGATTGAGTCCCGCCTGTTGCCTTGTGGACTCCATGTCATTGGTGAGCCACCCACAGCCATGGAAGCAGTTGCTACATTGGTGAACATAGCTGCACTTGATCGTGTGGAAGAAGGTATTTCCTCCCTCCCTTCTATACTAGCTCAGAGTGTAGGAAGAAACATAGAGGAAATTTATAGAAGCAGTGACAAAGGAGTATTAAAGGATGTAGAGCTTCTTCGGCAAATAACCGAAGCATCACGCGGAGCAATTACTTCCTTTGTGGAGCGTACTACTAATAGTAAGGGTCAAGTTGTAGATGTATCTAATAAACTTACCTCCATCCTTGGATTCGGCATAAACGAACCATGGATTCAGTACTTGTCGGACACAAAATTTTACCGAGGTGATAGGGAAAAGCtcagaattttgtttgaatACTTGGGAGAATGTTTGAGGTTAATTGTAGCTGATAATGAAGTGGGAAGTTTAAAACAAGCCTTGGAAGGTAAATTTGTAGAGCCAGGACCTGGAGGCGACCCGATCAGAAACCCTAAAGTTTTACCAACAGGAAAGAATATTCATGCCCTGGATCCACAATCTATTCCTACTACAGCAGCAATGGAGAGTGCCAAAATAGTGGTAGAGAGATTGCTTGAAAGGCAAAAAATTGATAATGGAGGAAAGTATCCTGAGACAGTTGCCCTTGTACTGTGGGGAACAGATAATATTAAGACATATGGAGAATCCCTTGCTCAGGTtctgtggatgattggtgtaaATCCGATAGCTGATAACCTCGGAAGGGTCAACCGTGTAGAACCTGTAAGCCTTGAAGAGCTTGGAAGGCCTAGGGTTGACGTCGTCGTTAATTGCTCTGGAGTATTCAGAGACCTTTTCATCAATCAGGTATCAGTTATCACACCGTTGTTTGGAGTACTATTCTGTTATTGTTTAAAAAGGTTACATAAACTCAAATAGTCTGTCCATACTTAACctctaacaaaaacaaaaattgttgatttcttCGCGAGAAACTAATGATTGTTCAGgttatttttttgcataaaactCTCTTTTACCTTATTACTCCAGGATTTTCATATCTGTCTGTTGCTTTGctcatatttttattcttttcttcttcagatGAATCTTCTGGATCGAGCAGTGAAGATGGTTGCCGAATTAGACGAACCAGCAGAGATGAACTATGTAAGGAAGCATGCAATGGAACAAGCTGAAGCCCTAGGGGTTGAAGTTCGAGAAGCCGCAACAAGGATCTTCTCCAATGCCTCAGGATCCTACTCCTCAAACATAAACCTGGCTGTGGAGAATTCTTCATGGAATGATGAGAAGCAGCTCCAAGACATGTACCTTAGCAGAAAGTCTTTTGCTTTTGATTGTGATGCTCCTGGTGCAGGCATGACTGAAAAAAGACAAGTCTTTGAGATGGCTCTCAGCACGGCAGACGCCACGTTCCAAAACCTTGACTCATCGGAAATCTCCCTCACTGATGTCAGTCATTACTTTGATTCAGACCCCACTAACCTTGTTCAAAATTTAAGGAAAGATGGGAAGAAGCCAAGTGCATATATTGCTGATACCACCACTGCCAATGCCCAGGTTAAAGTTGTTATATGAATGTACTATTTTCAAACTTCgttttcttagaaaaaaaattgggaagagagaaattattattaattaaagtgacacTAATGGTCATTTTATAACCATCCCCGAGGAGATTTGAATTTCACCCCTAAGGTTTTGCAATGTCAAACTCTTACTAATGAGCTGACACTTTATGAACTAAAGATGAATCTACACAAGTGACATCCTTATTAGGATTTTGATCTTTCTCAATATTATCTATCAAAATCACCTACATAGACTCTGTGTTCTGGTTGTCACTTGTTAGTAGTTTTTTCATTTGACCTTATGGAGATATCATTCCTTTCAGGTACGCACCCTTTCAGAGACAGTTCGACTTGATGCAAGAACCAAGCTGTTGAACCCCAAATGGTATGAAGGCATGTTATCAAGTGGTTACGAGGGTGTTCGGGAGATCGAGAAGAGGCTTACTAACACAGTTGGATGGAGTGCAACTTCTGGACAAGTTGACAATTGGGTGTATGAAGAAGCCAACACAACATTCATTCAAGACGAGGAAATGTTGAAGAAGCTGATGAGCACAAATCCTAACTCCTTCAGGAAGCTGGTGCAAACATTCTTGGAAGCCAATGGACGCGGATATTGGGAAACTGAAGAAGAAAACATTGAGAAGTTGAGGCAGTTGTACTCAGAAGTGGAAGATAAAATTGAAGGCATTGATCGTTGAAGTATGCACTCATAATTGAGATGAATATATAGAGAACTTAACTGTACCTTATTTCTCTGAAACTTGGTTACCACCTTGAATTGATGGATGTTGCCAATGGCATCATTGTTGATGTAATTTGTATCTCCTTTCCCCTTTTTCCCTGTTGTAATTTTTGTTGACTTTCAGGGACTATGCTCCTTTATGTGCAGTTGCAAATGCCAAACAAACTTAGCCAATATATCTtccaattttaaatataaagataTGGTTCCATTATATATAGATTTCATCTTATATATAATAGTGTgcaaatgaattttgtttttgtcttgtcaCTGGTATTTAGGCAAAAAAATACCTTAATAATGCAATAGGTTTTGAATTTGGATAATCCCGGTCGAATTGAACTTGAATGAAACTCTTTAATCTCTTGAATCAATCACATTGtgcaaaaataaatttgataataatatatataaacagCAATAGAAACCTAATCAGCATTTACTGAATATAAGTGCTCATTGTATAAGCATTTGTGTGTATGCTACTTctataattgaagaaaaaaaaaaggtggtgAGTAACAAAATGATGGAATAATTTATGGGTCTATCAATCTTCACATTCTTGGAACTCACTGAAGTAACAAGATTGTTGCTACAATCAATGTTTCCCTATAAGATGTTCTTCATGCAGAAATAAACTGAATAAAAGGGGAAAGCACCGTAAAAAGAATCTCTCAATGGAGAGCTTGAATTGCAATATTCATTACAAATACATTTCTGTttcatattttcacaaaaacgaaaggaaaaaacattaattcattttctctgTGGACCAAATATACAATAAaggggtaaaaaaaaaaaaaggggttaAAAAACCACCCTACAAATTTTagaagataaaaacaaaaattaaaaagactGCAACACTATTTTTGATTGAGAAGAGGCCGTGTAGAAGATTTATCCAAGTGTATTACATGTTTCTTGGTTGTCTTTCCTGAGCTAGTATTAAGAAACAGTTTCTACCTTTCAAACCAATTCCATTAGGAGTGGATCCCCTTCAGCCATTATTCTGATAAGCTTAATAAATTCTTGCTCACTTGATACACTCCATGGATGAACAGCAGGGACTTTAGCCGAATAAAGAGTCGATGAATTAGTTGGAGGAGCTTGCTTGTAGATTGTTTTATCAAGAACAGGATCAAAATTCTGTGTAGAATCCATTGAGACAAAGAACATAGGAATTGCAACCTTCTGATGGATCTCTAGATTGTCTACTAGGTTAACAAGCTCAACGAAATCGCTGATCAAGCGCTGAGGAACATAGAATATCTCAGAACTGCATAACAAGAGGTTCTTGTCATTGTTACTTGTGTCTTTGTAATTGACTTGAAAGTGAGCTGGCATCATGCTAACAACCTTTTGTACCATGCTTGCTTGTTGAGATAACCAGTCGGCATTGTTGTCCCCAGTTAAAACAGAAGACCAAGACTCGGGTACCTGGATCCCAATGAATCCGTCAGAGAGGGAAAATGAAAGCTAGTGGAGTTTTAAGAGTTAATGCTGTCTTTCAAAAATGGTACTACCCCTATCCCTTTTTATACACACTTCTTCCGTCCTTTTTCTAAGGACCCTTTATAATTTGCACATATCTTAAGAAGATtttgtgtatttaatgttttcattttatgtATGGTTGTTCCTAAAATACCCTTGCGTATATGAATGTATTTAAGTCTGGTCTGATTTTCATATTTCCAGACACTTAATAATAATCATTAGGGGCTTATttggaaaaatataacaaacatgtctagtaatttgaaatagTGCTCATGCGTAATTTGAAATAGTGCTCATTTAGGGACAAAGGTAGTAtaaaagaagaacataaaaacaGGGGTTTGACTTTGATCAAATAATGAGGGTCAGGTGCACAATGTTTTTACACTATCATCTATTGAGTgcaaacatgatttagtgaaaaaaataaaaataaaattgaacattATATTAACAACTTAGAGGCCAAACTCTTTTTTACATAACATATGattggatgatgatgattttgtatCCGAGGCTTTTTTTGACAGTGCTGTTGAGGATTTTGTATGAGGAGGAGGGGGAGCATCTATCATGCAAACACAAGAACTGGGCTTGTTTGggttgataaaatattttctgatTTCATTATCTGTGTTCACATTGCTTTCATTAAAGACAAAATGAAAGTAAGAAGGTAATTCTGTGATTGCAAATTAAAACAgaaagtggaagaaaaaaaaacgtttttaaaaaccaaacaggagCTAAGTATCCACTACTTTGAGTCAACAGAAACACAATAACATATTCAAAACTACCTTATTAGTGATCCACAGTTTGGTTTTATCCGCTTGTAGTAAGTTCCAATAGTTAAGAATTGTATTATCCTGCAGGAATAAAAATCCTTCTGCACTGCTAAATTGATCAAATATTTTTGGCAGGTACCTGGAAAcaggaaatgaaaaaaaaattaaaattatatccAGTAGGAAAAAATAGTAGTAatcatcacaattcacaatacaCTAGTACTTCAATAAGGACTTATTTCCTTCCCTCTACAATCCCCTTTCCTGATTTATTTCTAATCAAGATCCATCTAAACTCTACTTTCATATTTATCGTATAATTAGTAATCCATCTCTATTCCAAATCCTTTCATGATCAATCAAAAAGTTTATTAAGATTAGAAATAAATGCTTAACGGTAAAAATAGGTAACATTTCTTTCTAATACTGCTCTTCCAAAGTTTCCATTGGTGGAGTCATGCTGTATGTCATCCAATTCTCATATATTAATGTTAGCATGGTTAAAGTGATGGCAGTTGCATTTCTTTCGCGTCTAAGCACAATTCACATTTCACATCAGCTTAACACAAATATTTTATCAGATTCTGAATGTTACATAATAAGACATCTAACAGCACAAAGCAGTTACTCGacaaattcttattttattcTTCAAACCTCAGTCTTCTATTGCCTATTTATAAACATTTGATACCAAATTGTGAAGGGCCCAAGTTCAGTTTTAGATTCATGTGGATGgaatcatggttttaaattgtggtcCACAACTGCAATTTTGGCTGCAAAATAAAGGATTTTTATGTCTCTGCAATGGCATTGTAACCGCCATAGACCGCAATTTTTAAACCATATTGACAACCATCACTAATAGACAGCTTAGTCATAAAATAACAGTCAGTCATATGCCATAGTTGTATGCAAAATAAAACAGGGCTTACTTGTATGCTTGGTCCAAATGGACCTCTTGTACAACAAGATCTACGTCCTTCTTTTCCGACAAAATAACTACACTTCTGAATATTCTCCCATAAAGCAACCTCCATTCAAGGGCCGTGCGTTCAACAGGCCCGCTGCAATGCATGATGAGCACAACATTCCCGAAAGTTTTTCTCCATCTGATTAAATTAGCAATCTCATAATTCACAGTTCCTGTTTCTTCAACCCCAAGATGAACAGAAGGCAACTTTTGTGGGATAAACTCCCTCTGGTCACCGTCACCAATGTTTGCTCTCGGACGACCGAGTTCCAAAGACATTAACCTTGGCTGCTGATAACCAACAGCTAACAAATCCTGAAGCCAAGCGGCAGTAAGTTTCACATCCTTGTCAGTCCAAAAACCCTCCTCTGCCATTGCATAGCTCAAATCCAAGATCTTCTCAAACAATCTATGCTTATCCGATCTCCACAGAACCAAATACTTAATCAAACGACCAACATTCACATGAAGATCTTTCTCCTCCGAAAAGGGATAAGCCTCAACCCTATCATATCTATGAACAGTAGGTGGATAAACCGCAACATAACCACCAACTTCCCAAAGAAGCCTCTGTCCCCAATAACCTCTCAAAACATCAGAAGCCATCCTACTAACCGAAACCGGAAGCATCAAAGCCCAAAAAGCAGGCGAATGATACATCGTATTAAAAGAATTAACGGGCATCATCACACCTTGAGGCAATGCAACCTTCGGCGCATGCTTATCAAATCGAATATCAAACGGTTCCAAACCCGATTTCCTCGTAAAATAAAACACAGAATCAACATCAGGCAATCCATTCGAAATCCCCTGCTGAATAAACTGTTTCCCACCAAACACCTGAGTGTAAAACTCTTCATGCCCAATCTCACCCACATTTTCCAACGGCAAACCTCTCGGCCAAACCGATCTTTGCCCAAAATGAACATACGGATTAACAACAGTCCTATTAGGGTTATCATGACTATACTGCAACAAAACCTCTTGCCTAGCACCTTCACCAACCAATTCAACATCAAAATGTTTCCCCAAATCCCCATCAATCACTTCCCCTCTATCATCAGCATCAAAAATCTTCTTAGCACCATGTTGAATTGCAAACAAATACCCAACAATTTTCCTAACATAAGAATCATAAGGCAAATAAT is from Medicago truncatula cultivar Jemalong A17 chromosome 1, MtrunA17r5.0-ANR, whole genome shotgun sequence and encodes:
- the LOC25480361 gene encoding probable glycosyltransferase STELLO1 encodes the protein MLVQEHSSAQKPSNPNPNPKPYLKKSDLPTNRFTHTKNLDFSVWVSENLYKIVSVILLVVTVAALFFLRNVGDTAALLCFENKARDLEKIEYPRVDWNKITPIADRNSRYANFLSEKWIVVSVSGYPSDELKKLVKVKGWQVVAIGDSRTPADWSLKGCIFLSLDEQANLGFRVVDYLPYDSYVRKIVGYLFAIQHGAKKIFDADDRGEVIDGDLGKHFDVELVGEGARQEVLLQYSHDNPNRTVVNPYVHFGQRSVWPRGLPLENVGEIGHEEFYTQVFGGKQFIQQGISNGLPDVDSVFYFTRKSGLEPFDIRFDKHAPKVALPQGVMMPVNSFNTMYHSPAFWALMLPVSVSRMASDVLRGYWGQRLLWEVGGYVAVYPPTVHRYDRVEAYPFSEEKDLHVNVGRLIKYLVLWRSDKHRLFEKILDLSYAMAEEGFWTDKDVKLTAAWLQDLLAVGYQQPRLMSLELGRPRANIGDGDQREFIPQKLPSVHLGVEETGTVNYEIANLIRWRKTFGNVVLIMHCSGPVERTALEWRLLYGRIFRSVVILSEKKDVDLVVQEVHLDQAYKYLPKIFDQFSSAEGFLFLQDNTILNYWNLLQADKTKLWITNKVPESWSSVLTGDNNADWLSQQASMVQKVVSMMPAHFQVNYKDTSNNDKNLLLCSSEIFYVPQRLISDFVELVNLVDNLEIHQKVAIPMFFVSMDSTQNFDPVLDKTIYKQAPPTNSSTLYSAKVPAVHPWSVSSEQEFIKLIRIMAEGDPLLMELV
- the LOC120580941 gene encoding magnesium-chelatase subunit ChlH, chloroplastic, with translation MASFLSTPFTLPNSKVDQLSSVAQRHLFLHSFLPKKTNYYGNSKASFRLKCNAIGNGLFTQTTQEVRRIVPENKQNLPTVKIVYVVLEAQYQSSVSAAVRELNSNQNDASFEVVGYLVEELRDKSTYETFCKDLEDANIFIGSLIFVEELALKVKAAVEKERDRMDAVLVFPSMPEVMRLNKLGSFSMSQLGQSKSPFFQLFKKKNTSSAGFADSMLKLVRTLPKVLKYLPSDKAQDARLYILSLQFWLGGSPDNLQNFLKMISGSYVPALKGTKMEYSDPVLFLDNGIWHPLAPCMYDDVKEYLNWYGTRRDANEKLKSSNAPVVGLVLQRSHIVTGDDGHYVAVIMELEAKGAKVIPIFAGGLDFSGPVEKFFIDPITKKPFVNSVISLTGFALVGGPARQDHPRAIEALMKLDVPYIVALPLVFQTTEEWLNSTLGLHPIQVALQVALPELDGGMEPIVFAGRDPKTGKSHALHKRVEQLCTRAIRWAELKRKTKEDKKLAITVFSFPPDKGNVGTAAYLNVFSSIFSVLKELQSDGYNVEGLPETSEALIEDILHDKEAQFSSPNLNIAYKMNVREYQALTPYATALEENWGKPPGNLNADGENLLVYGKQYGNVFIGVQPTFGYEGDPMRLLFSKSASPHHGFAAYYSFVEKIFKADAVLHFGTHGSLEFMPGKQVGMSDVCYPDSLIGNIPNVYYYAANNPSEATIAKRRSYANTISYLTPPAENAGLYKGLKQLSELISSYQSLKDTGRGQQIVSSIISTAKQCNLDKDVDLPEEGVELPTKERDLVVGKVYAKIMEIESRLLPCGLHVIGEPPTAMEAVATLVNIAALDRVEEGISSLPSILAQSVGRNIEEIYRSSDKGVLKDVELLRQITEASRGAITSFVERTTNSKGQVVDVSNKLTSILGFGINEPWIQYLSDTKFYRGDREKLRILFEYLGECLRLIVADNEVGSLKQALEGKFVEPGPGGDPIRNPKVLPTGKNIHALDPQSIPTTAAMESAKIVVERLLERQKIDNGGKYPETVALVLWGTDNIKTYGESLAQVLWMIGVNPIADNLGRVNRVEPVSLEELGRPRVDVVVNCSGVFRDLFINQMNLLDRAVKMVAELDEPAEMNYVRKHAMEQAEALGVEVREAATRIFSNASGSYSSNINLAVENSSWNDEKQLQDMYLSRKSFAFDCDAPGAGMTEKRQVFEMALSTADATFQNLDSSEISLTDVSHYFDSDPTNLVQNLRKDGKKPSAYIADTTTANAQVRTLSETVRLDARTKLLNPKWYEGMLSSGYEGVREIEKRLTNTVGWSATSGQVDNWVYEEANTTFIQDEEMLKKLMSTNPNSFRKLVQTFLEANGRGYWETEEENIEKLRQLYSEVEDKIEGIDR